One genomic segment of Arachis duranensis cultivar V14167 chromosome 4, aradu.V14167.gnm2.J7QH, whole genome shotgun sequence includes these proteins:
- the LOC107486619 gene encoding phenolic glucoside malonyltransferase 1, producing MASSDNNISINILDKCTVSPPPAPSTDVTVSLPLTFFDMVLIRFHPVERVFFYKLHSPPSFFFEHVLPKLKTSLSLTLQHFLPLAGNLLWPSHSDKPIFQYNPGDGVSLLIAESDADFSHLLGYNSPREASETRCFVPELETLESRAALMSLQITLFPNSGFSIGISTHHAALDGKSSTMFIKAWASICQSLEEEQKESPILVREFEPFFDREVIKDPKDVGPSFLNNSSEVMSKMFPDENNVKKSLKILPFEPKVKDSVRATFKLTRSDLEKVKKKVLSNWNSNVNNGDDEESTNTPPSTLSTFVLTCSYVLVCIAKAINGIFKERKKFGFAFTGDCRNRLEPPIPENYCGNCLWAYVVDAKPEDFVKENGVVLVAKGIYKTTKMLGIEGFRGVEASAFDKYMNMAKEGVEMIGTAGSNRFGVYGIDFGWGKPEKVEIASIDRGLTMGLAENSDGNEGGVEVGLVLNKQVMDLFRTLFREGLEDD from the coding sequence atggCTTCTTCTGACAACAACATCTCCATCAATATCCTTGACAAATGCACAGTTTCTCCACCGCCAGCACCATCAACCGATGTTACTGTTTCTCTGCCTCTCACTTTCTTTGACATGGTATTGATTCGCTTCCACCCCGTTGAGCGTGTCTTCTTCTACAAGCTTCACTCTcctccatctttcttcttcGAACATGTGCTTCCCAAGCTCAAAACCTCGCTCTCTCTTACCCTCCAACACTTCCTCCCTCTTGCTGGAAACCTACTTTGGCCTTCTCATTCAGATAAACCAATCTTCCAATACAATCCTGGTGATGGTGTTTCACTTCTCATAGCAGAATCCGATGCAGATTTCAGCCATCTTTTGGGCTATAACTCACCGCGTGAAGCTTCTGAAACTCGATGCTTCGTACCAGAACTGGAAACACTGGAATCTCGTGCTGCTCTTATGTCTCTTCAGATCACTCTCTTCCCGAACAGTGGATTCAGCATCGGAATCAGCACCCACCATGCTGCTCTCGATGGGAAATCTTCCACCATGTTCATCAAAGCATGGGCTTCCATATGTCAAAGCCTTGAAGAAGAACAGAAAGAATCACCGATTTTGGTTCGCGAATTCGAGCCTTTCTTTGATAGAGAAGTTATCAAAGATCCAAAGGATGTTGGACCCTCGTTCTTGAACAATAGTTCGGAAGTCATGTCCAAAATGTTCCCTGATGAGAACAACGTCAAGAAAAGCTTGAAGATTCTACCGTTCGAACCCAAGGTGAAGGACTCGGTTCGTGCAACATTCAAGCTCACACGTTCTGATTTGGAGAAGGTGAAGAAAAAGGTGTTGTCCAATTGGAACAGCAACGTTAATAATGGTGATGATGAAGAATCTACAAACACACCACCTAGTACTCTTTCTACTTTTGTTCTAACATGCAGCTATGTCTTGGTTTGTATCGCTAAGGCGATTAATGGCATTTTTAAGGAGAGAAAGAAATTCGGGTTCGCTTTCACTGGTGATTGTAGGAACAGGTTAGAGCCTCCAATACCTGAAAACTATTGCGGTAACTGTCTGTGGGCCTATGTTGTGGACGCAAAACCAGAGGACTTTGTTAAAGAAAACGGAGTGGTTCTTGTCGCTAAGGGAATTTACAAGACGACAAAAATGTTGGGTATTGAAGGTTTTCGTGGTGTAGAAGCATCAGCATTTGATAAATACATGAATATGGCTAAAGAAGGAGTTGAAATGATTGGTACTGCTGGTTCTAATAGGTTTGGTGTTTATGGTATTGATTTTGGTTGGGGAAAACCTGAAAAAGTTGAGATAGCTTCGATTGATAGAGGTCTAACGATGGGTTTGGCTGAGAATAGTGATGGCAATGAAGGTGGGGTTGAGGTTGGTCTTGTTCTTAATAAGCAGGTGATGGATCTGTTTAGGACTTTGTTTCGTGAAGGACTTGAAGATGATTAA